The Maledivibacter sp. sequence AATGCAGCTTTAATAAGGCCAGCAGCCACTCCAGCTCCTATAAACCCAATAATAATTAAGAGCAAAAAAGTAACTTTGAAAAAGAGTAAAATCTTATTTTTCTTTTTCTTTTCAGGCTTTTTTTTGCTTTCCTTCGATCTGGATGATCGACGTTTATTGCTTTCACTCATTTACAATTACCTCCCAATTTGTATAAAAGGGCTAAAAATAGTATAAACTATAGAAGATATTATATCACATCATGTTAAACTTGTTAATTGTATAAAAAATTTGAGAATATTAAGATAATGTTACTGATAAATTATGTTCACAAAATCAAGTAAAATGCTTATTGCCATTGACTGTGTTAGTAGATATTGGATAATGAGGAAGTTGCATAATATATATGGTATAGCTATTGAAATTCTAAAACCACATGTGGTAGATGGTTTTTATAGAAAGTAATTATGCGATTTGCTTTTAATGATATATTTTTTGAAAAAATAATTTGAAAAATTGTTGTTATTATAAATATATTATGGTAACATGAAGCTAATATCTATTCTTAAAAAACTGTGAAGGAATTGAGTAGTCGTCTATGGTTACAATATAAGAGAGTAGACCGGTGGGTGAGAGGTCTACAGTACATAGATGAACGAATTACACTCTGGAGTTTCGAAGTCCAAAAGCTTCGACGGCTACCATCCGTTATCGTGGGTTGAGGCATTATAATATGCGAATTAAGGTGGTACCACGACTTTCTCGTCCTTATAAAGATGAGAGGGTCTTTTTTATTGTTATTTAATTGGAGGGATTACGATGAGAAATGTTTATGATGTATTAGTAGAGCGTGGGTATATTAAACAAACTACCCATGAACAAGAAATTCGTGAGCTTTTAGGTAAGGAGTCGGTTACCTTTTATACAGGTTATGATCCAACAGCAGATAGTTTACATGTAGGACATTTTCTACAGGTAATGGTAATGTCCCATATGCAAAAAGCAGGTCATAGACCCATTTTCCTAATTGGCGGGGGAACTACTATGATAGGAGATCCATCGGGTAAAACTGATATGAGAAAAATGTTAACTCAAGAGCAAATTCAACATAATGGAGAATGTTTTAAGAAGCAGGTAGCCAATATGCTGGATTTTTCAGAGGGAAAAGCCATTATGGCTAATAATGCCGATTGGCTAATGAACTTAGAGTATATACCATTTATAAGGGAGATTGGAAGACATTTTTCAGTTAATAGAATGCTTACAGCAGAGTGCTATAAGGCTCGTATGGAAAAGGGTTTATCCTTTCTAGAATTTAACTATATGATTATGCAGTCATATGACTTTTATCAGCTAAACGAAAGATATGGATGTAAGCTTCAGCTTGGTGGAGATGACCAGTGGTCTAATATCATATCCGGGGCCGATTTAATCAGAAGAATGAAGGGTGAGCCAGCATATGGTATGACATTTACCCTTCTTACAAACAGTGAAGGTAAGAAAATGGGTAAGACCGAGGCCGGTGCCATATGGCTTGATGCTGAGAAAACATCTCCATATGAGTTTTACCAATACTGGAGAAATGTTGACGATGCTGATGTTGAAAAGTGCCTATCTTTGCTTACATTTTTACCTATGGATGAGGTAAGAAGACTGGGTGCCTTGGAGGGTGCAGAAATAAATACAGCTAAAGAAATTCTTGCCTTTGAAGTAACAAAATTGGTTCATGGTGAAGAAGAAGCTAAAAAGGCTAGTGAAGCCGCAAAGGCCTTGTTCGGAAAAGGCGCTAATATGGAGAATATTCCCTTTACTGAGATTCCAAGAACAGAGTTTTCAGAGGGAATGGAAATACTATCTCTTTTAACCAGAATTAATATAGTTTCATCAAAGGGTGAGGGGAGAAGATTAGTACAACAAAATGGATTATCAATTGAAGATGAAAAAGTGAAGGATATTAATCTTATTCTAAAGGAAGAAGATTTCAAGGATGATAAGCTCCTTATAAGAAAGGGAAAGAAGGTATATCATCAGGTAAGGTTGGTTTAGAATATCTATATATTGAAAATAAGGGATTGTTGACAAAGTCAATAAGATGACAGGCTACCTAAAAAGCCGAAGTTCGAGGCGTGGTGAAAGCAAGAGACCGTAGCGTATATAGACATACGTAAGGGTTCTTGCTTGAAGCAACAACGAAGAAATTTGGGTTTTTAGGCAGCCAGAGGGTGTTTCATAATGAATGAAGTTCAAGCTTTTGAAATTGTTCATTTTGAGACACCCTTGTTTATTTGATTTATTGTGAATATAAATATATAATTTTTATATAAACTTAAATCTAAAAATTTAAACAATTAAGCAAATTGCATAATTACAATCCTCAAAAACTTACTCCCAAATATAGTCTTAAATGCCTTAGTGCTATACCCTATTTATTATGCAATTATGCCAGGTTAGAATTATGTAAATTCCTTAATAAGGGGAAATTGTATAACCATCATCTCAGAAAAACATGGTTATATAGTTTTTGAATGTTTAATAAGGATAACATCAAATATATTATTTTATGAGTACAATGAAAGGCGATGATATCTCTTGAAAAAACTAATTGTAGTCGCTAAGGCTAAAGGTATAGGGGAATACTACTGTGAGGAGCTTAGGAACTTTTTTGCTGATGAGATTCAAGTTGATTATATTACCTGGGATAGTAAGGATATAGAGGTTATTAACAGCTATGATATGATTTTGATTACCACCTATACGATTATTGATAGTATTATGAAATATGTTAATAAAAACTGTAAAATTATAAAAATTATAAAAAACCTTAGTGGAGAAGGTATTAAAAAGATAAAAGAAATTCCCTATGGATCAGAAGCACTTATAGTAAACGTAGGACCAAAAACAGTTTCCGAAAGCATATATCTTATATATGCATTAGGTAGAACTGATTTAGATCTTCATCCATATTATCCTGGAATCAAAAAATATAAAAAATTAGATATTATATTGACTCAAGGAGAGCCCCAATTAGTACCAAACTATGGGGGTAAGGTTATAGATATACTAAATACCACTATAGATACGAAAATACTTTTAGAAATAATATCATTTTTTGATTTGGACAAGAAAAAGTTATTAGGAAAACTCATGGAGAGAAGTAGTATAAAGAGGGTCAATAATGAAGGAGTATCCTTTGTTATTAGTGAAAGATTTATGCTTGAAAATATTATAAATGTTTTATTTGAAAATCTAAACGAAGGTGTTCTTATTTTTGATAGTGTTGGACAAGTAACCAGCAGTAGTAATAGTGCCCAGCTATTTCTTGATAAAGCTACACATAATATACTAGGGAAAAACATTACCGATATTATTCCTATTAAAAGAGATGTTATATTGGAAAGTGAATTCGTAGAGAAAATAATCAAGATAAATAATATTCCTTTGATTTGTAATGTTATCCCTAAGATTACAATAGGAAGTAATGACTATGGTTTAGTAATACTTAAGAAATATAATGATGCTGAGATGAAGATGCACTTGTATAAAAATGAACTTATAGATAAAGGCCATAAATCTAAATATAATTTACATGACATTATAGGATCAAGTTATGAAACTGAAAAGGCTAAAAATATTGCGGTTAGAATGGCTAAAAGTAATTCCACAGTACTTATAACAGGTGAGAATGGAACAGGCAAGGAGCTGTTTGCCCATGTAATACACAATAATTCTAGAAGGAAAAAAGAGCAATTTGTTGCTGTAAACTGTTCAGCTATACCAGAAAATCTTTTAGAAAGCGAATTGTTTGGATATGAAGGTGGAGCATTCACTGGGGCAAAAAAAGAAGGTAAAAGAGGGCTGTTTGAAATTGCCAACGGGGGAACCTTATTTTTGGATGAGATAGGTGAAATACCCCTTCATTTACAAAATAGATTACTAAGGGTATTGCAGGAAAAGCAGATTATGAGGATAGGGGGAAATACCATTGTAAATATAGATGTAAGGATAATAGCAGCTACTAATATTGATATTAAGAGACAACTAAAGGAAGGAAAGTTTAGAAAGGATTTGTATTATAGACTTAGTGTACTTCCCTTAAACATTCCACCCCTAAGGGATCGTGGAAATGATGTTTTAGAGATTTTTGATAGGATTATAAGTGATAATGGAGAAGATTTACTTCTAGATGAAGAGGTTAGACACTATTTTACCCAATACTCTTGGGATGGAAATATAAGAGAATTAAAAAATTGTATAGAATATCTTATAAATTTAGGCAAGGAAACTATTTCATTTAATGACTTGCCAGATAATATGAAGAATAATGATGACACACTTGATTCATCTAATATCAAAAAACTCAAATTTCAAACAAAAGGAGAGGCCATTCTTGATGTATTATATGATAAAAATAAGCAAAACATAAAGATTGGGAGAAAGCAAATATCTAAGGAATTAATGAAAATGTCTGTTTTTCTAGGTGAACAAGAGGTTAGAAGGGAGCTTTTAATACTCAAAAGCAAGGGACTTGTGACCATATCTAAGGGAAGAGGAGGGACTAAAATAACACAAAAAGGCATAAGCTATTTAAATTCATAAAAAACAATTGTATTAATTGTATTAATTGGATGAATTAAAACCAATTAATACAATTATTTTTTATTCAATTCACATTTTTGAAAAAATTCTGCACATTCCACTTGAATTTGAAGGGGAAAAGGTTTGGCATGGATTTTGCTGATATTATTAGAGAAGATGATTACTAATAGAAGGAAGGAGAATGAATTTGAAGATGAAAAAGATGAGTAAGATTATGGCTATAATTATGGTGTTAGTTGTTTTACTTGGTACTGTGACCGCATGTGGTAAGAAAGAAGCAAAGAATCCATCAAAGGCTAAGGGGGATATAGCTGTAACACCTTCATCTGAACTGGATCCTGCAGACAAAGTGCCTGAGATTGAATTTTGGATTCAGTCACAAACAAAGGATCCTAAAAGATACGAAGCGGGACTCATGATATCAGAAAACTGGAAAAAGCTAGGCTTTAGAGTGAGTGCTGAGACAAGGGAATGGGCCACAATGTCTGCTCAAGGTATGAAGGCCCACGAACATGATGTGTTTATGGTTAGATGGGGAGGTAAACCTGAAAGGGTTGATCCATATCACTGGTTGTTCTCAATGCATTCTTCCGCTGAAGCTCAAGAGGGAGGATACAACGTAGCTGGATATATCAATCCTAAATATGATGAATTAGCTAAGATATTTGCAACCCACCTTGATATGCAGGAAAGGCAGAAGGCTGCAAAGGAAATGCAAGCTCTTCTAGCTAAAGATGTGCCACAACCTCCTATGTTCAAAACAAAAATAAGAAATGCCTATAACAAGGGTAAGTTTACTAATGTGACACCTGGTATAGGACTAGGATTATATAGCTTTTGGAACTTCATGAATATAACACCCACAACGGATGATAAGATTTTAAATCTTGGTCAAGGGAATGATATTACACTTTTAAACCCATTAACAACTAAAACTGGGCAAGATATCTATATGCTTAAGAATATCTATGATCCATTAGTAAGATTAGATACAGAAGGAAAACCAGTTAATTGGTTGGCTAAGGAAATAAATGAGATAGATGATACAACCATCGAAGTAACTATTAGGGATGATGTAAAGTTCCATGATGGAGAACCCCTAACTGTGGATGATGTCAAATTTACATTTGATTTTGCTAAGGAAGTAAAATCACCAACATATTTTGCCCATATTAGAAGTATTGAGTCTGTTGAAATCAAAGATGAAAATACGGTGACATTTAAGCTTACAGAGCCCTATGCTCCATTTATATCAAATACCCTTTCGCTATGTCTAATTCTTCCTGAACATATTTGGAGCAAGGTTTATGAGGAAAAGGGAGCAGAAGGAGTGCTTACCTGGGAGAATATCCCGGCTATTGGTTCAGGACCATTTATATTTGATTACTGGAGACCTAATGAAGAATTTGCATTAAAAGCTAACAAAGATCATTTCCAAGTACCTAAGATAGAAGGAATAATCAGAACCCCATATGCACAATCCCTAGGTGTAGTACAAGGTTTAGTTGCTGGGGAAGTTGAAATGTCCTCTCAAAACCTATTACCTTTAGATCTAGAAGAGGTTAAGAAGAATCCAGGCCTAGAGGTTCTTGAACTTCCAGATATGGGTAGTTATGTAATACACTACAATATAAGAAAAGCACCATTTGAAGATGTATATGCAAGACGTGCTTTGACAATGGCCATCCCTAGACAAAAAATTCTAGATGTAGTATTTGATGGCGATGCACTAAAAACGTTTTCCCTTGTTTCAGAGGACAATACTTTCTGGGTAAATCAAGATATAGAAAAACTTGATTTTGACCTGGATAAGGCCCGTAAAGAACTTCAAAATGCAGGGTATAGATGGGATGAGGAAGGAACATTGTACTATCCTAAGGATTTTAAACCAACACCTATATTACCAGAACAATAGATATGCTGAATTGGGGTTACTCAGAATGGAGAATCTTAAAACCCTAACCTTCATTCTGAAATAGCCCAGGGCTGAATTAAAGGCATTGTCCTTTGAGACAGCCCCCTATATACGCAAATGAAGAATAAGAAGGGTATATCAACAATGAAAAAGTCTTAATTGATAACAAAAATAACTAAAAAGGATAGAGTGAAGAAAATATGAGATTATTTAAATATATTTCGAAAAGACTTATTATTGCTTTCTTTACATTATTTATATTAGTAACTATTGTTTTTTTCATGTTTAGAGTGATTCCAGGAGATCCGATCAGTATGTTTATAGACTCGGGATTAGATAAAGAATCACAGGAACTTCTTTTGGAGCTGTATGGATTAGATAAATCTATTCCAGAGCAATATGTCATATATATAAAAGGATTATTTACCGGGGATTTGGGGAATTCCTTTACCTATGGTAAGCCCGTGTTGGAGGTGATTGGGGAAAGATTCCTTAACACACTTATACTAACCATTACTTCCCTTATCTTAGCTTATACTATAGGAATAATAGTGGGAAGCTATCTTGCTTGGCATAGGAATACCAAAATAGATTATATAGGAACTATTATGGCATTATTAATAAGATGCGCACCGGTTTTTTGGACTGGTCTGATATTACTTTCAATATTTTCATTCAAATTGGGATGGCTACCTTTAGGGGGTATGACCACTGTGGGAACTAACTTTACTAGCTTTTGGGATAAAATATCTAGTGTGGATTTTCTTAAGCATTTGATACTACCGGCGGTTGCATCGGCACTTTATTCTGTAGCTACACCTACATTGCTTATGAGAACATCTATGCTGGAAGTAGTAAAGGAAGATTTTGTTGAACTCGCTTTGGCTAAAGGCATTCCAGAGAAAAAAGTTATGCGTAGACATGCCATGAGAACGGCTTTACTTCCAGTAGTTACTATATTTGCTGTATCAGTAGGTCGTGCCATAGGTGGTTCAGTATTAGTGGAAACCGTATTTAGATGGCCTGGTATGGGAAGAGAAATTGTACTTGCAGTAGGGTCTAGAGATTATCCTATGGCACAGGGTGCATTTCTATTTATCGGATTTGCCACGATTATGTTTAATTTATTAGCGGATGTTTTATATGCATATTTAGACCCTAGAGTATCCCTAGATTAGGAGGAGGAATCATGAAAAAAGCATTAAAACTACTAAGCAAGAATAAGGTAGGGGCATTGGGATTTATAATATTTTTATTCTTTGTACTGATAGCCATATTTGCTGAGCAAATAGCTCCCTATGATCCTATGGAAATATTATTTCATCCAGATGGTGGTGTAAAAAGATTACTTCCTCCGTCAGCAGAACATTTACTAGGTACAACATATATGGGAAGGGATGTATTCTCACAAATGGTGATAGGGTCAAGAGTTGCTGTATTGGTAGGCTGTATCTCTGCTGTATGTGTTGCTTTTATTGGAACCAATATAGGCTTGATTGCCGGATACTTTGGAGGCAAGGTAGATAGAATACTTATGGGTATAGTAGATATAATGTATGGTTTACCCTTTTTACCCTTTGCACTTATACTTGTATCGGTTTTAGGACCCGGCGTCCAAAATGTTATATTAGCAATTGTTTTGATTACATGGAGAAACTCCTCAAGAGTAATTCGCTCCCAAGTTTTATCTATAAAAAATAGAACATATATTGAAGCTGTAAAATTAAGTGGGGCTAGTGATTCAAGGATACTTTATAAACATATAGCTCCAAATGTTATGCCAATTTCCCTGGTATATGTTGCTACAACTATGGCATCGGCAATAATGTCCGAATCTAGTATAAGCTTCTTAGGTTTAGGAGATCCATTGCAGGTAAGCTGGGGTAGAATACTATTTACTTGCTATTCATCTCAAGCTGTTTTCAAAGCCCCCTGGTGGATAATACCTCCTGGAATAGCAATCACATTATTGGTATTATCCGGGTATATGATGGGTAGAGCAATCGAAGAAATAGTAAATCCAAGGTTAAGGGAGAGATAACATGGCATTGTTAGAATTAAAAAATGTTTCCATAGAATATAAACTTTCAGATGGGGTATTAAAAGCAGTTGATAATGTATCACTTAATATTGAAAATGGAGATATATTAGGTTTAGTAGGTGAGAGTGGTTGTGGTAAGAGTACGATTATAAAAAGCATCATAAAATTGCTTCCATCAAACGGTAGAGTTTCACAGGGAGAGATGTTATTTGATGGAGTAGATATTATCAAGCTGTCCAAGGAAGAAATAAGAAAAAGAAGATGGAAAGATATTTCGATGATTACTCAAAGTGCAATGAACTCACTCAATCCAGTGTATAGAGTAGGAAAACAAATTACAGAAGCCATAATTGAGCATGACAAGGTGAGTAAAAGTGTGGCAATGGAAAGAGCGGGAGAATTATTTGATATTGTTGGTTTGGAAAGGGGTAGACTTGAAGATTATCCCCATCAGTATAGTGGAGGAATGAAGCAAAGAGCTATTATAGCAATGGCTTTAGCCCTTAATCCAAAGTTGATTATCGCCGATGAACCGACTACAGCATTGGATGTAGTAGTTCAATCCCAGATACTAGAAAGAATTAATAATTTGCTTGAAGAATATGAGGGTTCAATGATATTAGTAACCCATGATATATCTGTAGTCGCACAAACCTGTAATAAGGTTGCAGTTATGTATGGAGGAAAGATAATAGAATATGGGGATGCAATACAAGTACTGAAGAAACCAAATCATCCTTATACAATGGGACTTAAGAATGCATTTCCATCCTTGGTGGGAGAAAAGAAGGAATTGGTATCAATAGCAGGTAGTCCACCTGATTTATCTAAGGAATTAAAGGGCTGTCGTTTTGCTGCAAGATGTCCATTTGTATTGGATGAGTGTAGAACCGGTAATATTGATAAAACAGAGGTGAAGGATGGTTTCTTCCATTGTATAAGGGGTGACGAAAGAGAGAAGTTAAGAGAACTCGCTGATTTACCCGATACATGGGAAAGTTAACTTATAGGAGTGAAAATATGACTAAAGGAAATCCAAAATTAATAGAGGCGGTTGACCTTAAAAAGGAATTTACAGTCAAGGTAAAGGGCAAGGGTAGAGTAAGGGAAGTAAAAACTCTAAAGGCTGTAGATGGAATAAATATACATGTTAATGAAGGTGAAACCCTAGGGATAGTGGGTGAAAGTGGATGTGGAAAAACCACTACCGCAAAGCTACTGCTAGGACTGTATAATCCTACAAGTGGAAAAATAATGTTGAAGGACAAGGATATTTCTAATTTAGATAAAAAAGACATGAAAAGCTTTAGAAGGCAGGCTCAAATGGTTTTTCAAGATCCATACGAATCATTAAATCCTAGATTTAAAGTGAAAGATACAATAATGGAACCCCTTGAAATACATGGTATTGGTAAAGATAAAGATGATAGGTATGAAATAGCCAGGAAAATACTAGAAGAATCTGGGCTAAAACCAGCGGAGCAGTTTATGGAGAGATATCCCCATGAAATGAGTGGAGGACAAAGACAAAGGGTGGCAATTGCAAGGGCCTTGGTTCTAAATCCCGATTTCCTCATAGCCGATGAACCTGTATCTATGTTGGATGTATCCATTAGGGCAGGTATACTAAGGCTGTTAAGAAAAATGATTACGGGCAGAAATTTAGCGGGAATAGTTATTTCCCACGATATCTCCCTTGTTAGATATACCAGTGATAGAACGGCTGTTATGTATC is a genomic window containing:
- the tyrS gene encoding tyrosine--tRNA ligase, which produces MRNVYDVLVERGYIKQTTHEQEIRELLGKESVTFYTGYDPTADSLHVGHFLQVMVMSHMQKAGHRPIFLIGGGTTMIGDPSGKTDMRKMLTQEQIQHNGECFKKQVANMLDFSEGKAIMANNADWLMNLEYIPFIREIGRHFSVNRMLTAECYKARMEKGLSFLEFNYMIMQSYDFYQLNERYGCKLQLGGDDQWSNIISGADLIRRMKGEPAYGMTFTLLTNSEGKKMGKTEAGAIWLDAEKTSPYEFYQYWRNVDDADVEKCLSLLTFLPMDEVRRLGALEGAEINTAKEILAFEVTKLVHGEEEAKKASEAAKALFGKGANMENIPFTEIPRTEFSEGMEILSLLTRINIVSSKGEGRRLVQQNGLSIEDEKVKDINLILKEEDFKDDKLLIRKGKKVYHQVRLV
- a CDS encoding ABC transporter permease, which produces MRLFKYISKRLIIAFFTLFILVTIVFFMFRVIPGDPISMFIDSGLDKESQELLLELYGLDKSIPEQYVIYIKGLFTGDLGNSFTYGKPVLEVIGERFLNTLILTITSLILAYTIGIIVGSYLAWHRNTKIDYIGTIMALLIRCAPVFWTGLILLSIFSFKLGWLPLGGMTTVGTNFTSFWDKISSVDFLKHLILPAVASALYSVATPTLLMRTSMLEVVKEDFVELALAKGIPEKKVMRRHAMRTALLPVVTIFAVSVGRAIGGSVLVETVFRWPGMGREIVLAVGSRDYPMAQGAFLFIGFATIMFNLLADVLYAYLDPRVSLD
- a CDS encoding sigma 54-interacting transcriptional regulator, producing the protein MKKLIVVAKAKGIGEYYCEELRNFFADEIQVDYITWDSKDIEVINSYDMILITTYTIIDSIMKYVNKNCKIIKIIKNLSGEGIKKIKEIPYGSEALIVNVGPKTVSESIYLIYALGRTDLDLHPYYPGIKKYKKLDIILTQGEPQLVPNYGGKVIDILNTTIDTKILLEIISFFDLDKKKLLGKLMERSSIKRVNNEGVSFVISERFMLENIINVLFENLNEGVLIFDSVGQVTSSSNSAQLFLDKATHNILGKNITDIIPIKRDVILESEFVEKIIKINNIPLICNVIPKITIGSNDYGLVILKKYNDAEMKMHLYKNELIDKGHKSKYNLHDIIGSSYETEKAKNIAVRMAKSNSTVLITGENGTGKELFAHVIHNNSRRKKEQFVAVNCSAIPENLLESELFGYEGGAFTGAKKEGKRGLFEIANGGTLFLDEIGEIPLHLQNRLLRVLQEKQIMRIGGNTIVNIDVRIIAATNIDIKRQLKEGKFRKDLYYRLSVLPLNIPPLRDRGNDVLEIFDRIISDNGEDLLLDEEVRHYFTQYSWDGNIRELKNCIEYLINLGKETISFNDLPDNMKNNDDTLDSSNIKKLKFQTKGEAILDVLYDKNKQNIKIGRKQISKELMKMSVFLGEQEVRRELLILKSKGLVTISKGRGGTKITQKGISYLNS
- a CDS encoding ABC transporter ATP-binding protein, encoding MTKGNPKLIEAVDLKKEFTVKVKGKGRVREVKTLKAVDGINIHVNEGETLGIVGESGCGKTTTAKLLLGLYNPTSGKIMLKDKDISNLDKKDMKSFRRQAQMVFQDPYESLNPRFKVKDTIMEPLEIHGIGKDKDDRYEIARKILEESGLKPAEQFMERYPHEMSGGQRQRVAIARALVLNPDFLIADEPVSMLDVSIRAGILRLLRKMITGRNLAGIVISHDISLVRYTSDRTAVMYLGKVVEQGDTETLIKKRYHPYTEALLEAVPSPDPEVKLSLQKIKGEAPNPVNLPTGCRFHPRCIKCMEVCKTVEPKEIDMGDGHKVMCHLYERR
- a CDS encoding ABC transporter ATP-binding protein; its protein translation is MALLELKNVSIEYKLSDGVLKAVDNVSLNIENGDILGLVGESGCGKSTIIKSIIKLLPSNGRVSQGEMLFDGVDIIKLSKEEIRKRRWKDISMITQSAMNSLNPVYRVGKQITEAIIEHDKVSKSVAMERAGELFDIVGLERGRLEDYPHQYSGGMKQRAIIAMALALNPKLIIADEPTTALDVVVQSQILERINNLLEEYEGSMILVTHDISVVAQTCNKVAVMYGGKIIEYGDAIQVLKKPNHPYTMGLKNAFPSLVGEKKELVSIAGSPPDLSKELKGCRFAARCPFVLDECRTGNIDKTEVKDGFFHCIRGDEREKLRELADLPDTWES
- a CDS encoding ABC transporter substrate-binding protein; this encodes MKKMSKIMAIIMVLVVLLGTVTACGKKEAKNPSKAKGDIAVTPSSELDPADKVPEIEFWIQSQTKDPKRYEAGLMISENWKKLGFRVSAETREWATMSAQGMKAHEHDVFMVRWGGKPERVDPYHWLFSMHSSAEAQEGGYNVAGYINPKYDELAKIFATHLDMQERQKAAKEMQALLAKDVPQPPMFKTKIRNAYNKGKFTNVTPGIGLGLYSFWNFMNITPTTDDKILNLGQGNDITLLNPLTTKTGQDIYMLKNIYDPLVRLDTEGKPVNWLAKEINEIDDTTIEVTIRDDVKFHDGEPLTVDDVKFTFDFAKEVKSPTYFAHIRSIESVEIKDENTVTFKLTEPYAPFISNTLSLCLILPEHIWSKVYEEKGAEGVLTWENIPAIGSGPFIFDYWRPNEEFALKANKDHFQVPKIEGIIRTPYAQSLGVVQGLVAGEVEMSSQNLLPLDLEEVKKNPGLEVLELPDMGSYVIHYNIRKAPFEDVYARRALTMAIPRQKILDVVFDGDALKTFSLVSEDNTFWVNQDIEKLDFDLDKARKELQNAGYRWDEEGTLYYPKDFKPTPILPEQ
- a CDS encoding ABC transporter permease → MKKALKLLSKNKVGALGFIIFLFFVLIAIFAEQIAPYDPMEILFHPDGGVKRLLPPSAEHLLGTTYMGRDVFSQMVIGSRVAVLVGCISAVCVAFIGTNIGLIAGYFGGKVDRILMGIVDIMYGLPFLPFALILVSVLGPGVQNVILAIVLITWRNSSRVIRSQVLSIKNRTYIEAVKLSGASDSRILYKHIAPNVMPISLVYVATTMASAIMSESSISFLGLGDPLQVSWGRILFTCYSSQAVFKAPWWIIPPGIAITLLVLSGYMMGRAIEEIVNPRLRER